In the candidate division WOR-3 bacterium genome, one interval contains:
- a CDS encoding DUF167 domain-containing protein — translation MLINIHTIPNAKKKEVIMLGKDSYKVKLISPPEKGRANKELIEVLAEYFNTQKSNIKIIKGEFGREKVVEIIST, via the coding sequence ATGCTCATCAATATTCATACCATTCCCAATGCGAAGAAGAAAGAAGTGATTATGCTGGGTAAGGATTCGTACAAAGTAAAGTTGATCTCTCCGCCAGAAAAAGGCAGGGCGAATAAGGAATTGATTGAAGTTCTGGCAGAATATTTTAATACCCAAAAATCAAATATCAAAATTATCAAGGGTGAATTTGGAAGAGAGAAGGTAGTGGAGATAATTTCTACTTGA
- a CDS encoding ATP-binding protein, translating into MANIRDALRETNPWWESGFNLRIKDREVYQQVQKFMPMRQIIALTGLRRVGKTFLLYKIVEDSIKKGFNPHNILYFSFDDFREINIREIVKEYQDIIEKDIKKGYYLFLFDEIQKLTNWEEQLKRIYDNFGNIKIVISGSESLFLRKKSKESLAGRLFEFKVEPLSFREFLSFKGIEYKPIGLYEDKLRKSFNNFVLSLGFPELVDISEKEVIKKYVKESIVEKIIYRDFSYLFKVKNVSLIESLLNIFIEEPGQLIEIDKLAGELKISRQTLSNYLSYLEESFLLQKLYNFSRSRRKVERKLKKYYPAVVSIDLVFRDDELSRSKVFEWLVVQKLKAEFFWRDPYKNEVDVILSNKNPIPIEIKYRKIDISGLLKFMEKFRVNKGYVITYNMGEEKRIDGKKIVIIPAYKFLLGMDELLE; encoded by the coding sequence ATGGCAAATATTAGAGATGCTTTGAGAGAGACAAACCCCTGGTGGGAGTCCGGGTTTAATTTAAGAATCAAAGACCGTGAGGTTTATCAGCAGGTCCAAAAATTTATGCCGATGCGGCAGATAATTGCCCTGACTGGTTTGAGGCGGGTAGGTAAGACTTTTCTACTCTATAAAATAGTTGAAGATTCAATCAAAAAGGGATTCAATCCACACAATATATTGTATTTTTCTTTTGATGATTTTCGCGAGATAAATATCAGAGAAATTGTAAAGGAATACCAGGATATTATAGAAAAGGATATTAAAAAAGGGTATTATTTATTTTTGTTTGATGAGATACAAAAACTCACCAATTGGGAAGAACAATTAAAAAGGATTTATGATAATTTCGGCAATATCAAGATAGTAATTTCCGGCTCGGAATCTTTATTTTTAAGAAAAAAATCAAAGGAGAGTCTTGCCGGACGGTTGTTTGAATTTAAGGTGGAACCCCTCTCTTTTAGAGAATTTTTGTCATTTAAGGGTATTGAATATAAACCCATTGGCCTGTATGAAGATAAATTAAGAAAGTCATTCAATAATTTTGTTCTGAGTCTTGGCTTTCCCGAATTGGTTGATATCAGCGAAAAGGAAGTTATTAAAAAGTATGTTAAAGAAAGCATCGTTGAAAAAATTATTTATAGAGATTTCTCTTATTTATTCAAGGTAAAAAATGTTTCCTTGATTGAATCTCTTTTAAATATATTTATTGAGGAACCAGGACAACTTATTGAAATTGATAAATTGGCTGGTGAATTGAAAATTTCAAGGCAGACTCTGTCTAATTATCTATCCTATTTAGAAGAGTCTTTTCTTTTGCAGAAGTTATATAATTTTTCCCGAAGCCGGCGAAAAGTAGAAAGGAAACTTAAGAAGTATTATCCAGCGGTAGTTTCTATTGACCTTGTATTTAGAGATGACGAATTATCAAGGTCAAAGGTATTTGAGTGGCTTGTGGTTCAAAAATTGAAGGCCGAATTTTTCTGGCGTGACCCCTATAAAAATGAAGTGGATGTCATTTTGTCCAATAAAAATCCGATTCCAATTGAAATCAAATATCGCAAGATTGACATCAGTGGATTACTTAAATTTATGGAAAAATTCAGAGTTAATAAGGGCTATGTGATTACTTATAACATGGGAGAGGAAAAAAGAATAGATGGAAAGAAGATAGTTATCATTCCTGCTTATAAATTCCTACTCGGTATGGATGAGTTATTGGAATGA
- a CDS encoding HAD family hydrolase: protein MNHIKHLIDIKSAFLFDLFHTLTSIEQTSPGMFKTADILGVDRKRWTEQLLNNSIERLTGKLKDPYKIIEKMAHSIDPNIPNEIIKKATDKRIEFFKKAIIEMPQSSIDTIIYLKNRNKKLALISNADFMEKMAWDFCPIAQYFDAVIFSCEVGYVKPQKEIYEIAIKNLNESPSNCVFVGDGGSNEFYGAKNLGMTTIMVKGVVEKNWPEKVKVQMEYADYIINDVNELIV, encoded by the coding sequence ATGAACCACATAAAGCATTTGATAGATATTAAATCAGCATTTTTATTTGATTTATTCCATACCCTGACTTCAATAGAACAGACTTCGCCAGGTATGTTTAAAACCGCAGATATTCTTGGTGTTGATAGAAAAAGATGGACCGAACAATTACTCAATAACTCTATTGAGCGGTTAACTGGAAAGCTCAAAGACCCTTATAAGATAATTGAAAAAATGGCACATTCTATTGACCCGAATATACCTAACGAGATAATTAAAAAAGCGACAGATAAAAGGATTGAATTTTTTAAAAAAGCGATTATTGAAATGCCGCAGAGTTCAATCGATACGATAATTTATTTAAAAAATAGAAACAAAAAGTTAGCGTTAATTAGCAATGCTGATTTTATGGAAAAAATGGCGTGGGATTTTTGCCCCATTGCTCAATATTTTGATGCGGTGATATTCTCCTGTGAGGTTGGCTATGTAAAGCCCCAAAAAGAAATCTATGAAATTGCAATTAAAAATTTGAATGAATCTCCTTCTAATTGTGTTTTTGTGGGCGACGGTGGTTCAAACGAATTTTACGGCGCAAAGAATCTGGGTATGACGACAATTATGGTTAAAGGAGTAGTTGAGAAAAACTGGCCGGAAAAAGTTAAGGTTCAAATGGAGTATGCTGACTACATAATAAATGATGTTAATGAACTGATTGTTTGA